The following coding sequences are from one Triticum dicoccoides isolate Atlit2015 ecotype Zavitan chromosome 4A, WEW_v2.0, whole genome shotgun sequence window:
- the LOC119287261 gene encoding uncharacterized protein LOC119287261, producing the protein MAAVRHAMRRLGGSLLWPTATSPAAAAPRRLTHSESLASEQARHEEVLRKVQQKTDELYDVLCEVERDFCTSSWRNTRMLQHLSMRVTPRPWDWRWRIRRFNRRFHNVAELAGFISLYFGLEALKQEVEEKEKHAAEATTASCPID; encoded by the coding sequence ATGGCCGCGGTTCGACACGCAATGAGGAGGCTCGGCGGCTCCCTGCTCTGGCCAACGGCCACCTCACCGGCAGCGGCGGCGCCAAGGCGGCTCACGCACAGCGAAAGCTTGGCCTCGGAGCAAGCTCGTCACGAGGAGGTGCTGCGCAAGGTCCAGCAGAAGACGGACGAGCTGTACGATGTGTTGTGCGAGGTGGAGCGGGACTTCTGCACGAGCAGCTGGCGCAACACGCGCATGCTCCAGCACCTCTCCATGAGGGTCACGCCGAGGCCGTGGGACTGGAGGTGGCGCATCCGGCGCTTCAACAGAAGGTTTCACAATGTGGCAGAGCTTGCCGGGTTTATCTCGCTCTACTTCGGCTTGGAGGCGCTGAAACAAGAAGTCGAGGAAAAGGAAAAGCATGCGGCCGAGGCAACGACGGCGTCCTGCCCGATCGACTGA